One window of Paenibacillus sp. FSL K6-3182 genomic DNA carries:
- a CDS encoding ArsR family transcriptional regulator: protein MEPLQIYKALSNETRSQIMLWLKNPEEFFDEKPYLQQNLNFQIGVCVGDIQAKAGLAQSVISSYLLTMQKAGLLESERIGKWTYYRRNEKTIQEFSEYIQKKL from the coding sequence ATGGAACCATTACAGATTTATAAAGCTTTGTCTAACGAGACGCGTAGTCAAATTATGCTATGGTTAAAGAATCCAGAGGAATTCTTTGATGAAAAACCTTATCTACAACAAAATCTCAATTTTCAAATTGGTGTATGCGTGGGAGATATTCAGGCTAAAGCAGGACTTGCACAGTCTGTTATTTCGAGTTATTTGTTGACGATGCAAAAAGCTGGTTTGTTGGAATCTGAGCGAATTGGGAAGTGGACGTACTATCGTCGAAACGAAAAGACAATACAGGAATTTTCAGAGTACATCCAAAAGAAACTATAG
- a CDS encoding MFS transporter — MKQVNPLLIIILALGVFGIITTEMGIIGVLPQVTQKFNISTSQAGWLVSIFALVVAISGPFLTLLVSGINRKVILLTTLLIFAISNMVYAYTTQFDVMLVFRFIPAIFHPVFFSVALVTAAKLVPPEKSSKAVTKVFAGITVGFAFGVPLTSYLAEKISLEVAFLFGAVVSMIAFVGIQVWLPSMPVKEKMSYGKQLGILRKPQLWLNIVTVIFIFAAMFSVYSYFAEYLVQVTHMNGSGISIMLMVFGIIMIFGNFLFGGFVHKSITKTVIMFPLLYAVIYLFAYCLGSYLIPMVVIVIIWGVVHSGGLIVSQAWLTTEAKEAPEFGNSLFVSFSNLGITVGASIGGWFISHLGIHQLIWSGIMFTLLAFVLIMVKIKISKSNAEEVNVR, encoded by the coding sequence ATGAAACAGGTTAACCCCTTGCTTATCATTATTTTGGCTTTAGGCGTATTCGGTATTATTACAACGGAAATGGGGATTATAGGTGTTTTACCCCAGGTAACTCAAAAATTTAATATATCGACCTCACAGGCTGGATGGCTTGTAAGTATATTTGCTCTCGTCGTTGCTATCTCAGGTCCATTCCTGACATTACTCGTATCCGGTATTAATCGTAAAGTCATTCTATTAACCACTTTGCTTATTTTTGCAATTTCGAATATGGTTTATGCTTATACGACCCAGTTCGATGTGATGCTAGTTTTTCGTTTTATCCCTGCTATTTTTCATCCCGTCTTTTTTTCGGTTGCCCTTGTGACCGCAGCCAAGCTTGTCCCTCCGGAAAAAAGCAGTAAAGCGGTCACAAAGGTTTTCGCCGGAATCACGGTGGGGTTTGCTTTTGGCGTGCCTTTGACATCGTATCTCGCGGAGAAGATTTCGTTAGAAGTCGCTTTCCTGTTCGGAGCTGTTGTAAGCATGATTGCCTTTGTAGGGATACAAGTTTGGCTTCCTTCCATGCCTGTTAAGGAAAAAATGTCTTATGGCAAGCAGCTTGGCATATTACGTAAACCTCAATTGTGGTTAAATATCGTGACCGTTATTTTTATCTTTGCAGCTATGTTTTCTGTGTACAGCTACTTTGCTGAATATCTTGTGCAAGTAACACATATGAACGGGTCAGGAATCAGCATCATGTTGATGGTCTTTGGTATCATCATGATTTTTGGGAATTTTTTATTTGGGGGCTTTGTTCATAAAAGCATTACAAAGACCGTCATCATGTTTCCTCTGCTATATGCGGTAATTTACTTATTCGCTTATTGTCTGGGATCTTATCTCATTCCGATGGTTGTTATCGTAATCATTTGGGGGGTAGTGCATTCCGGCGGGCTTATTGTCAGTCAAGCATGGTTAACGACCGAGGCGAAAGAAGCTCCCGAATTCGGCAACAGCTTGTTTGTCTCATTTTCCAATCTTGGAATTACTGTAGGGGCTTCTATCGGTGGTTGGTTTATTTCTCACTTGGGAATACATCAACTCATCTGGAGCGGAATTATGTTTACATTGCTTGCTTTCGTATTGATTATGGTAAAAATAAAAATTTCCAAATCGAATGCAGAGGAAGTAAACGTGCGTTAA
- a CDS encoding DUF2750 domain-containing protein → MSHNLGLKIDSENRFDKFVKKIIETQLVWGLKSEDGWCVSPSNEFEETDVMPFWSERALAKQCAIEEWVHYSPHTIPLDDFANTWIPGLDNDNLLIGTNWNAHLLGKEIEPLELLACLVQKEL, encoded by the coding sequence ATGTCGCATAATTTGGGGCTGAAAATTGATTCTGAAAATCGCTTTGATAAATTCGTTAAGAAGATAATAGAAACCCAGCTTGTGTGGGGTTTGAAATCCGAGGACGGTTGGTGTGTATCACCTTCGAACGAATTTGAAGAAACAGATGTAATGCCTTTCTGGTCGGAACGAGCCTTAGCAAAACAATGTGCAATTGAAGAGTGGGTACATTACAGTCCACATACGATACCGCTTGATGATTTTGCGAATACTTGGATTCCTGGGCTTGATAACGATAATTTATTAATTGGTACGAATTGGAACGCACATCTTTTAGGAAAAGAAATAGAACCGTTAGAATTATTGGCATGCCTGGTTCAGAAAGAACTTTGA
- a CDS encoding zinc-binding dehydrogenase, with translation MKAIVHAGMNGLKGLTYEDVIDKQPGFGEVKVRLKAAGLNHRDLFLMADRTNKDAPLIIGSDGAGRIEVVGEGVTNLTVGTDVIINPCIGWEITQNVPSVPAIVGGPSDGTFAEFIIIPAQNAVSKPAYLSWEEAGVLPLSALTAYRALFTRGRLQQGEHILIPGIGGGVATYAMLMASAAGARVSVTSRSETKRKAALAHGADHAFDSHSDWKESMKGETVDLILDSIGPATFQQYFDIIKPNGRIVTFGASSGDRMEIAVRSIFYPQISIIGTSMGSSEEFIAMLQFMELHSIRPIIDSVYPLQDTLQAFQRMQQGEQSGNIGIRMD, from the coding sequence ATGAAAGCAATCGTACATGCTGGGATGAACGGCTTGAAGGGCTTAACATATGAAGACGTTATTGACAAACAGCCGGGCTTCGGCGAAGTAAAAGTAAGGCTGAAAGCTGCTGGGTTGAATCATCGAGACTTATTTCTCATGGCGGATCGAACAAATAAGGATGCTCCCCTAATTATAGGTTCTGACGGCGCGGGTAGAATTGAAGTGGTAGGTGAAGGCGTAACAAACCTTACAGTAGGTACCGATGTAATCATTAATCCATGTATCGGATGGGAGATCACCCAAAATGTCCCGAGCGTTCCAGCAATAGTGGGCGGTCCTTCGGATGGTACATTCGCCGAGTTTATCATCATCCCTGCACAAAATGCCGTCAGCAAACCAGCTTACTTGTCTTGGGAAGAAGCTGGGGTGTTGCCCTTGTCTGCCTTGACGGCCTATCGGGCTTTATTCACCAGAGGTCGCTTACAGCAAGGTGAACATATCCTTATTCCAGGTATTGGTGGCGGTGTGGCGACTTATGCCATGCTTATGGCTTCAGCGGCGGGTGCACGAGTCAGTGTCACATCACGCAGTGAAACAAAAAGGAAAGCTGCTCTTGCACATGGAGCAGATCATGCCTTTGACAGTCATAGTGATTGGAAGGAAAGTATGAAGGGAGAAACAGTAGATCTCATTCTTGACAGTATCGGGCCAGCGACGTTCCAACAGTACTTTGATATCATTAAGCCAAATGGCCGTATCGTTACTTTTGGAGCAAGCTCAGGAGATCGAATGGAAATAGCAGTACGATCCATATTTTACCCACAAATCAGTATCATCGGCACCTCAATGGGAAGCAGTGAAGAGTTTATTGCTATGCTTCAATTTATGGAACTCCACTCGATACGTCCTATCATTGATAGTGTGTATCCTTTACAAGACACCCTTCAAGCCTTTCAGCGAATGCAACAGGGGGAGCAATCTGGGAATATTGGAATAAGAATGGATTGA